GACTTATGATAATGGGAGCCCTTACTGCCTGCTCCAACACAAATGCAACAACAAAGACCAGCAACAACCATAAACTAAGCGTGGTATGCACAATTTTCCCGGAATACGATTGGGTGAAAGAAATTCTCGGCAGCCATGGCAACAATGGGGAAATCACCATGCTTATGGATAGCGGCGTGGACCTGCACAGCTATCAGCCGACAGCGGATGATATCATCAAAATCTCAAACTGCGATATGTTTATCTATGTGGGCGGCGAATCCGACCACTGGGTAAAGGATGCCTTAAAGGAAGCCAAAAACAAAGATATGGTAGTGGTCAATCTCCTGGAAGTTCTTGGCGACACGGTCAAAGAGGAAGAAATCGTTGAAGGAATGGAATCAGAGGAAGAAGAAGCCCAGGAGGGCCACGATGAAGGCCCGGAATATGACGAACACGTCTGGCTGTCACTGAAAAATGCCAAAACCTTATGTAATCATATTGCATCAAAGCTGGGCGAAATCGACAGTGCAAACGCTGCAGATTATTCCGCAAACGCAGATGCCTATGAAAAAAAACTGGATCAATTGGATGAAAGCTACCAGCAGACAGTAAACTCTGCAAAACAGAATGCAGTGCTGTTTGGGGACCGTTTCCCCTTCCGCTATCTGGCAGATGATTACGGACTTACCTATTATGCTGCTTTTGTGGGCTGCTCGGCTGAAACAGAAGCAAGCTTTGAGACCATTGCCTTTCTTTCAAAAAAGGTTGATGAATTAGGTCTTAACGCTGTGCTCACGATAGAAGGCACTAAGCATAAAATCGCCGAAACCATCGTCCAAAACACAAAGGACAAAAATCAGGCAATACGTTCCATGGATTCCATGCAATCCATCACTTCCAGAGATGCAGAAAGTGGTGCCACCTATCTTTCCATTATGGAGGCGAATCTGGAAGTGCTGAAAGATACATTAAATTAAGAGGAGGAATTAAAGTGGCACAGCTAACATGCAACAACTTAAGCATTGGGTATGACGGTAAAACTGTCCTGAAAGGACTTGACTTTTCCGTAAACAGCGGAGATTATCTCTGTATTGTGGGAGAAAACGGCTCCGGTAAAAGCACGCTCATGAAAACCATCCTGCACCTTCTGACTCCCCTTGAAGGAAGCATTGTTATAGAAAACAGCCTGCAGCCGGGGGGATTTGGATATCTGCCCCAGCAGACAATCGTGCAAAAGGATTTTCCTGCTTCAGTCAGGGAAATCGTCTTATCCGGCTGCTTAAACCGCTGCGGGCTGCGTCCCTATTACAATCGGGAAGAAAAGCAGCTTTCCCTTGAAAACATGGAGAAAATGGGGATCTCTCATTTATCCAGACGGTGTTACAGGGAATTGTCCGGAGGCCAGCAGCAACGGGTTTTGCTGGCCCGGGCGCTGTGCGCCGCCGGAAAAATGCTGCTGCTTGACGAGCCTGTTTCAGGTCTTGATCCAAAGGCTACTGCCGAGATGTATGAATTAATCCGTAACTTAAATGAGGAAGGCATCACCATTATTATGATATCTCATGATATTGGAGCCGCCGTAAACTATGCAAGCCATATCCTTCATTTGGGAAATCCCTGTTTTTTCGGGACAAAGGACGAATATTTAAGTACCGGCATTGGTAAAGCATTTTCAACTCAGGATGGAGGCAAAGAAGCATGAGTGCATTAATTGAAAAATTAGCCTTGTATTTTGAATATCCTTTTGTACGTTATGCGCTGATTGTAGGAATATTGATCGCTCTCTGCTCCTCTCTGCTGGGGGTTACACTGGTGTTAAAGCGATTTTCCTTTATCGGCGACGGACTTTCCCATGTTGCCTTTGGAGGGATTGCAATTGCAACAGTGTTGAAGCTGACCAATCAGATGCTGCTCATTTTGCCGGTCACGATTGTGTGTGCAATTCTTCTGCTTCGCACCGGACAAAACGCAAAAATCAAGGGCGATGCGGCTGTCGCAATGATTTCCGTTGGCGCTCTGGCCCTGGGCTATCTGCTCATGAATATTTTTTCCACCTCAGCCAACCTGGCAGGAGACGTATGCAGTACCCTGTTTGGCTCAACCTCCATTCTGACATTGACAAAGACTGAGGTATGGCTTTGCGCCGCCCTTTCGGTTGTCGTTATAGCCGTATTCCTTCTTTTTTACCATAAGATATTTGCGGTCACCTTTGATGAAGACTTTGCAAAGGCCACCGGCACGAAAGCGGACCAATATAACCTTCTGATCGCTGTCATCACAGCCATTATCATTGTACTTGCCATGAATCTGGTAGGCTCACTGCTGATCTCCGCTTTAGTCATCTTTCCGGCGCTCTCGGCAATGCGTTTATTTAAAAACTTTAAGTCAGTGATCCTTTGTTCTGCAATCCTCTCCGTTTTCTGCGCCGTACTGGGCATTCTAACGTCCATTCTGGCCGGAACACCGGTGGGATCAACCATTGTTGCCGCCAATATCGCCGCCTTTTCCATATGCTCCCTCATTGGTTGGATCTGGGGAGGTGTCAGGGGATGAGACATAGCTTTGGAATAATTCTGTTGCTTTTAATGGTGAACCTGGCATTAGCAGGCTGCGGGAAGAACGCCGATACTGTTCCCGGTCCGTCGCTGCCACAAGGGGATAGGACAGACTCCGGTCAATATGGCACCTCAGACTCTGAACAAAACGAATCGGAGAGCGCTGAAGACTTTGACATCAATTCCTATCCTTCTGATTCCTTTGAGCCAGCCACGGAGCAATTCCAGGAGAGCGAAGCCGGTTCTCTTAAGGATTATCCGGCTGACTCCACGAATAATACCGGATTTGATATTGATCTGACAAAACTAAGCAGCACCATGGTTTTTTCCGAGGTATACAATATAATGATATCGCCAGAAGAATATGTGGGAAAAACAATTAAAGCCCAAGGGATGTTCCAGGTTTACCAGGATTCGAAAAATAAGAACTTTTATGCTTTGATAATTGCCGATGCCACTGCCTGCTGTCAGCAAGGGCTGGAATTAATCTGGAACGGGGATCATACTTATCCGGATGATTATCCGGAAGAAGAAAGCGATATAGAAATAACAGGTGTGTTTCAAAGCTATGTAGAAGAAGGCAATACATATTATTATGTGCTGGTAAACGATGTTAAGGCGGTGTAGGATATCATTCCCATACCGCCTTTATAAACTGCTATAAATGTTTCTTTGCGCTTGACACCTGACAGGTATATAAGGTTCCACTGCTTTTTCCTATAGAACATGGCATCTAAAGATCATGCCACCGGTAAGTCATTCCACCAGTCGATCATGCCATTGGTAGATCATGCCACCAGCACATCGGTATAAAAAACGGCCGGCGCTGCTTAAAATTTGGAAAATAAGATTTATGTTATGTAAATATAAACGGGAAATTTGCGATAAAAACCTCATCTCCCTTTTTCAAAGCAACTGTCTCATTAGTTTCTAATAACCGTCCATTGACTGACGTTCCATTGGTAGAATTTAAGTCGCTGATACGGTATTCCTCTCCTTCCCGATCTATCCTGGCGTGAATCCTGCTGACGGCTTCTCCGGTAAGGACACAGTCAACCATGCCTTCCTGCTTTCCAATTAAAAAGGGAACATAAGTAATTACAATGTCTTCCACATCACTGCCAACCGCACGTAAATACCGGAGGTTTTTATCAGCCGTTGTATCGGTCAACAGGACCGTTTGAATTACTTCCTCATCTCCAGTTTCATGTTTAGGCGCCTTTTCCTTTATTTCTTCTTCAAACGTCATTTGCCAGTCAAAGTCCGCCCCTGGCTGATGATCCCCCTCTTCCCTTTTTACCATGATCTCCTTTAGCTGCCCGGACTCTTTCTTCCATACGGTAAAAACTGCTAAAACTGAGAAAACCCCGGCCAAAGGCACCCCATACCAGAATTTCCTGATCCCTTCCATGCCAAAAACCAGCCATAAAGCTGCGGCTATGCCAAGCATGGCTAATATTGGGATAATAAGAACAGCTCCTTTCTCTTTTATATTAAAAAAACTATTCCTTTCTTCCATTTCCTGGTTTAGAAAATAGGGTTGAGGAGAGATATGGCTTTCTTCCGGTTTGTTGTCTCCTTCCGGCTTGGGGAGACTTTCATCGCTTTCGTTTCTCCTTGCACAATTTTTTCCGGCAATTTCAAGAAGGTCCTTTATCCCGTAATTTTCCTTAAGGCTTTCCTGATAAAGGCCATAAGCCATTACTACGCATTCTTTATCCTGATGGTTGACCTTACCCAGAAGATAGCGAAGCAGTTCAGTCATTTCCCCCGGAAATCCTGCCTGACTTCCAGGAACAAGGCAAAGGGAAACCGTAAACTGCTCCGGTTCAACATAAATATATTCCGGTTCCAGAAGGATCTGTTTTTCCTTAAGCAGATAAGCTTCCAGCTTCTCCAAAGTCCGCCCAATATCTCCTATAAACTTCTTAAGCTCCTCCCCTCCAAGGCTATGGCATTCAAGAACTCTGTTTAAAGGCTGCTTAGAAGTGATCTCATAATAATAAAACTTCCGGTTATCCACCTGCTTTACATGGAATTTCAGCAATCCTTCTATCCTGTTTGCCGCCATCATATGTATTTCATAACTTTCATATCCGGCTTCCTCTGGTTCCAGGATTAAATAATTGTGCTTCATTTCCCGTCTGTATGCTGCCTTCATTTCATTCCTCCTGATTGATGAGAGTCAACATCCTTAAAAAATTCTCCGGATCAAACACGCCCTGTTCCATCTCCAGCTTCCAGGTTCCCGCCCTTCCACAGGCTTCCACCTTTTTGCCTGTTACAGGGTTTCCGGCCATCTTAATCTGAAAATCGTATTTTTTCCAGGAAAAGGGGGTCCCGGCCCTTTTGGCTGCCCACACCGCTGCTTCATCCGGCGGCTCGGTTTCGTTATGGCGCAGCCTTTGCACAGATTCCTGCAGTGCCATTGATCCCACTACTTCATCCCTCAGCCGGTAAGCCGCCTGAACAGAAACCATTAGAGCCCATAAAACAATTGCCATAATAAAAGCCGCTTCAACAGTATAGCTTCCCCGCAGTTTTCCCTTCACAGCATCACCAGTCCAATCCATACAGGAACCAGAAATGGAAGAAAGGGTACTGATTGCTTTTTTACATCCCTTCCCCGCAGCCAGGCCAAAAGACAAATTCCACCACAGACGATACCGTTTAAAAAGATTCCATAGATCAATAACTTCAGGTTCAAAAGTACTCTTAAAAAAAGGCCGCTGACTACAAAAAACCAGCCATCTCCCATGCCAATTGCCTCACCTGTTAACCGGCTAAGGAGCAGGAGTCCCACCCCAACCATACAGCTTAACAGCCGTTCTGCTCCAATATCTCCCCGTAAAAAAGTCAGAATTACTCCGGCTATGCCTGCCGTCTTAAAAAGCCACACGCTGACAGCCTTTTCTCTTCCGTCTTCCCAGGCAGCCGCCAGTAAAAATACCCCAAATAATATTTTATTTATGCTTTCCAGCATAGGACACCCCCTATTGTGAACAGTACGAACACGCTCCCAGATGACTGACCTGGGATAATGGAACAGCCTCCACATATGCCATGATGGAGGAACAGTTCCTGTCACTGTGATACCGCTCTCCTGACGGCATGATGTATACACTGCCGTTTCCCTCTGCAAATCTGCCGCATCTGCTGCAGGGCTTATATTTTCCACCGGATAAATTACGGGCATTCTCAACTTTTTTAAATGGAATCTGTTCTATGTCATTGTATAAATAATGACAAGTCCGCTGCCGGTGGTATCTCGTACTCGCCTTTCCAATGTATACAAGCTCATCATCCTGCCCTGTTTTTCTGCTGCTTCCTCCCTCCTGACCGATCCAGGCTCTGCGGCAGCATCTGGCTGTCATGGGTATACTGCTTAAGCCAAAAACGGAAAAAGGAATTTTGACCCGGTAATCCATGATCAGATCAATGGTCTCTCCATCTCTTAAAACAGCAGAACGTGCAAAAGATGTTGATTCAAACCGTTCAACCTCTGTCCGTCCCTCTACCCGCTTTCTCACATAGAGAAGTATTCCCTCCTCTGTCAGCCCGTCTAAAAACTCCTCTGAAAAGCCGTCGAATCCAGTGGCCTCCAGCCTTTCTCCCAGCTTAAGCCGATGCAATACATAAGCATACTGGCTTACCTCCTCTCCTGCCGCCTCCAGGGCGGTTTGAATGCGCCTCCCCTCCTTCATCACCCCCATGGGAAGCATGAGGATCACCATAAAAAACAGAAAAAGGGGCAGGACAAGGGCAGCCTCTATAGTCAGGCTCCCCTTTTTTCGGAAGCAGGAGGCAGATGATAATACCCTTTTTACAAGGAATTCTTGTTTTGTGAAAGGGATTTGTACCTGGAGAGTAACAATTTTTTTATTATTTTTTCTTTGGAACTCCTTGAAAAAGGGCATGATCATCCACCTCCTTTCCTATTTTTTACCCAACTGACCGGGCATAACGGTATGCCCGCAGAGCGTCCTTTAATATGCTTTTTCTGTCCGGACTTCCACCGGATAGAAGGGATTATTCCCTCCGAAAAACATATGCCTTGATCTCACAGTTCCTCTTACCTCTGCCTGATAAACGCAGTGCACCATACGAAAATCCGCCTGTTTCCTGCATAAATTCATCTGGATCACATCCATAAGACGATAATGCTGCTGCCCAGGCTCTCCCAAAAAAAGAAGAAGCTTTAAATAGCTTGTATAACCAATTCCATTTTCATCATCTTTTCCGCCTGTACATGTTCCCGTTCTTCCTAATTCCAGAAGACCGTCCAGTGACAGCTTCCAGGTAGCTCCTGATTTAAGAAAGGCCACCTTTTTTCCCTCCAAGAGCATTCTCACATCCACGATCGCCTCCCCAAGTGCCCAGATGCTCATTACAAAAAATGCAACAATTCCGGTAAGAGGAGCCAGGCCCACAGATCCGGTAATAAGGCCGGCTAAAGCCATTGCCTCTTCCCGTTTCTGGCCGTCTGAAAGAATATGAATTAAGTTCATGCCTTCCCTTATCATGAGAATATCTAAAACCGTCTGCTTTAAGTTCTCCTCATCTGTTTTCTTCCCTGAAACCAGATACTCCACTTCATACTTTACCTCCTTATCCTCCTCTGAGAGAAAGCTTGTGAGAAAATGGCCGCAATACTCCCCGAACAATATCCGGTCTATAAGGCCCGCCTCCAGCACCTGACCTTCCCCACAGGTGACGGAAGGAAAAGAACCGTCAGACAAAATGCCTTTTGATATTTCCTTTCCATCAGGCAGAATCATAGATAAAAGCCCTGTCTGCATGAATCCTTCCACCTGTTCCAGAAGTCTCTGTTTTTCCGGGTCCTTCACTCCATTGGAATAAGAAAGGAATGGGAGGTCTGCCTTAACCCATATTTCCCCTACAGACCCCCACAGTTGGGACAGATCAGGACCTTCATCCTCTTCATCATCACTGTCCCAGTTATCAATAATGCTCTCTACCTCAAAGGAACGTTCCCTTGCATGGTCCATAACCTGTTTCAACTGTTCCATCCGCCCGGGAAGAGCCTCAATTTCCTGCCTTCGCTCCCCATCCTGGTTTACATAGGATCCATAGCAGGAGGTATCACCGTTCAAAGCCTCACGGACTTCCTGGCTTAATTCATCCTGAGCTGCTGATAAGCCTTTGTTTGTTTCGCTTATGCTGCTTTTTAATTCATCTGCCCTTTTCCCATAAGTCTTTACTAGGCCAGGGATCCTGTTCATTTCCCCCTTTAGCCGATCCGCCTCTCTTCGGAATCCAGGACCGTCATAATCCCTGATTCTTTCATAGGCAGCCTGCCAGTAAGCCTTCTGCTGCTTTAAAGAATCATTGATATCCTCCAAAGCCCTTTCCAGCCGGACAGCTTCCCGTTCATGGTCACGGAAAGATCCGGATAACTGTTTCACGGCTTTTGCTTCCTTTAAGTTCTTAAGCAGGTCTTCTGTACTCTTTTCATCTGTCATACTTTCAAAGATTCCGTACTTCATGTAATCCAGTATCTCCTGCTTTAAATACTGCCCTCCCCCGTCGGTAATACGAAAAAGCTCCATTGTATCTGCCTTTTCCACATCCATGGAATACCAGCCGGAGCTGTCCATATAAGGCTTCATGAATCCCTTCCATGCCTCCTCCAGCTCATCATCATTCTCACATTCCAGAAGAAAGAGACGATATGTTTCCCAGGCTTCTCTGTGGTATCTGCTGAATACAGAGTCCATGGCAGAATCTGCCGCAAGCTTTAGATAGCTCCTGGATCCAGCAGTCCGTGCGGACTCTATAAGCCCGCACATCAGGCTGAATATGCATAAAAGGGCCATACTGAAAAACACTGTTACCTGTCCGCTTTTGCGCATCAATACACCTCTTTAGACTGACTGTTAATTTCCTTAAATACGTTATCAAGAAGAGTCGTTATCTGCTTTTTAAATATAATAACAAGTCCGATTAAAACCACCAGAATCAGCACTACTTCTATAACACCTACTCCATCTTCTTCCCTTAAAAAATCCCTGATCTGTCTGTTTACCAATGTCAGCATCCTTTCACCTCCCTTCTAATAAAATGCCAGGAACGCAGGAACCACAATCATGACCATGACCACTCCCAGCATCATAAGCAGAGGCAGCAAAAGCCTGGTTCCAGCTTCTTCTCCCAGCTTTTTCGCCAGGTTCTTTCTTTGCTCAAAAGCCGAGACCATCTCAAGCTCCAAAGCAGGGCGTAGCTGTCTGCTTCCGTTTTTCTGACTTTGTTCCAGAAGAGCGGAAAGTTTTATGTAGACCTGTAACCCGCAGCGCCTTCCAAATTCACTGTAAGCCCGTCCTTCCGACAATCCAGTGCCAAGCTGCCAAGCTGTTTTCACCATCTCTTCATACGCCGGACGCACATTTCTCTTTCCCTGCTTCACCGACTCCTTATAGCCAGCCGCAATCCTCTCCCAGGCTCCCCGGACCGTAAGACCTGCCCCGATGTATACTACCAGCTTGGAAACTACCTCAGAATAATCCAACAGCAATTGCTGCTCCCGCATCTTTGCCAGGCTTTTCCTGTCAAACCCTTCTTTTATATGTAGTAGCGCTGCCAGTAAAAGTCCCAGTACCGGTAATATCCGGAAATCTGCCGTTTCAGGCAGGAAGTACTTTAGCCTTTTCCCCTCATAAACCGACGGCAGTAACAGGCGGTCTTCCGTCTGCTGTTTAAGATCCATCTGGCCTATCCACTGGAGAAAGGCAGAGGCAGCCTTTTCTTCCTGGGTAAGGGCGGGCGGATAGACCGTCACTTTAAACTCATATTGGCCTTCATGACCCCCAGCCTTTATTCTGGCCCTTAGCCAGACCGTTTCTCCCTCTTCCGGTATTTCCTCATTGTGAACGATTCCAAAGGAATCGATCACCTGGGGATTATCAGACTCCCAGCTGATTCTAAGCCCATAATCTCCCAGGCTGTTCTTTAAATTTAAGTCTCTTCTCACCTCCTCCAGGGACTCATTTTCTCCAAGCATCTGCTTTATCAGCTCAGGCTGGATCCTCTGAAACAGCTCCCTTACTTCTTCAGCCCCATACTGCCGCTCCCTGACAGGAATTTTAACCGGTATCTTCCTGTCACCACTCTCCCGGTCAAGCCCGGATACCAGAATATCGTAAGTAGTTTCTCCCCGGCCCGGCTCTGCCCGTTTAAGCCCTCCTCCTTCAGATACCGCCTGCCCGCCTGGTGAAAAAAACAGCTTCATGGCAACATATAAGGCAATCCCGGAAACTAAACAGGCTGTCTGTACTTTAGAAAAAGGAAATCTCCATGTTCTGCTGCCTTTTCTTAACATCTGTCCTCTCCTTTCTATATCTCAATCCTCATAATCCGCTTTGCAATCCCTATGGCCACGATGTAAATGACCATGCACAGGGTCATAAGGACCCTTCCGATCCCCGTACTGTACATGATGTTAAAAAATCCGGGAGAAGTTATATCAATGTAAAGGACAATAAAGAAAGGGATTATGCTCATGATTTTTTGTTCAAACTGTTTTGAGGCTGTCATCGTTAAAATCTCCTGTCTAACCTGTACCTTATCCCTTATTACATCCGCCGTGTGGCTGATGATCGAAACCAGCTCTCCCCCGCTTCGCTTTGCCGCGGCAAATACCTCCGCAAAGTTTTTAACATCATCAAGACCGCTGCGGCCAGCAAATTCAGAAAGCGCCTGCTCCACCGAACGGTTCATCCGGATCTGGCTCTCAATATGGCTGAATTCCTTAGAAACCATCCCCTCCTCCCCATAAAGTAAAATCAATTCCTTTACAGAAGCAGAAAACGCGTTCTCCACAGAATAACCGGCACTTAAGAAGGAAGCTAAAAGCAGAATGCCCTCTTTAAATTCCAGATTCAATTGCTGAAGCCGGCCTTCCTTTAACTCTCTTTTTTTAATCATAGGGAAAATAAAAACCATTGGAACAAATAACAGAAATGACGCAATGCTGCGGTAAAAGACGTAAGCGAAAAGCCCTGCAGCTGCCAGGCCCTGAAATCCATACAGGCACCACTGAACCGGTGTCAGAACATAGTTTTCATATCTCAATGCCTGCTGCTTTAAGTTTATCGGTGTTTTGAATGACTCCCACCTTTTTAAGACTGCCCCAAACAGCCGTTCCTCCCTCCCGGTTCTCATAATCTTCCTCAAACTTATATAACGGATTAAGCCTGATTTCTCCGTCTTCATAACCAATTACCTCCACAATGGACAGGACCCTCCTGCTTTTATCTCTTAAGCGCCCCAGATGAATTAAAATATCAATTGCCGCCGCGACCTGGCTTCTGACCGCTGCCAACGGGATATCTGTTCCCATAAGCACCATGGTCTCCAGCCTGGAAAGCATGTCCCTGGGGCTGTTTCCATGACCAGTGCTAAGGCTTCCGTCATGTCCGGTGTTCATGGCTGATATCATATCCAAAGCCTCCCTTCCCCTCACCTCTCCAACAATAATTCTGGAAGGGTTCATCCTCAAAGCGGCCCTGATCAGGTCTCCCATGGTCACCTCTCCATCCCCCTCCCCATTGGCCTCTCTTGTTTCCAGCCGCACCAGATTTGGAATATGGGTAATCTTTAGTTCTGCGGAATCTTCAATGGTTACAATCCGCTCTTCCCGGGGGATGTAAGCGGATAACGCATTGAGAAACGTGCTTTTTCCCGAATTGGTTCCGCCGCTGATAAAAATATTATAGCCTGCCTCAACAATACATTTCAGGAAAATTGCAGCCTCTTCTGTGACCGAGCCCAGCTTTAACAGTCTTGTCATGGTAATGGGCTTCGGGAATTTCCTGATGGTCACTGCGGGGCCGTCCAGTGCGATAGGTGGCAGCACTACATGAACCCTGGAACCGTCAGGCAGCCTGGCATCCGCCATGGGTCTTGATACATTTACCGTACGGTTTACCCTGCTGACGATCTGCTGGATGGTATCCTCCAGCTGCTCCTGGCTGTCAAAGGCTCTGTCCCACTTCTCCATGTGTCCATTCCTCTCCACATAGACATGGCTTGCC
The nucleotide sequence above comes from Lacrimispora sp. BS-2. Encoded proteins:
- a CDS encoding metal ABC transporter substrate-binding protein, which translates into the protein MKKLIACLSAGLMIMGALTACSNTNATTKTSNNHKLSVVCTIFPEYDWVKEILGSHGNNGEITMLMDSGVDLHSYQPTADDIIKISNCDMFIYVGGESDHWVKDALKEAKNKDMVVVNLLEVLGDTVKEEEIVEGMESEEEEAQEGHDEGPEYDEHVWLSLKNAKTLCNHIASKLGEIDSANAADYSANADAYEKKLDQLDESYQQTVNSAKQNAVLFGDRFPFRYLADDYGLTYYAAFVGCSAETEASFETIAFLSKKVDELGLNAVLTIEGTKHKIAETIVQNTKDKNQAIRSMDSMQSITSRDAESGATYLSIMEANLEVLKDTLN
- a CDS encoding ABC transporter ATP-binding protein — protein: MAQLTCNNLSIGYDGKTVLKGLDFSVNSGDYLCIVGENGSGKSTLMKTILHLLTPLEGSIVIENSLQPGGFGYLPQQTIVQKDFPASVREIVLSGCLNRCGLRPYYNREEKQLSLENMEKMGISHLSRRCYRELSGGQQQRVLLARALCAAGKMLLLDEPVSGLDPKATAEMYELIRNLNEEGITIIMISHDIGAAVNYASHILHLGNPCFFGTKDEYLSTGIGKAFSTQDGGKEA
- a CDS encoding metal ABC transporter permease; its protein translation is MSALIEKLALYFEYPFVRYALIVGILIALCSSLLGVTLVLKRFSFIGDGLSHVAFGGIAIATVLKLTNQMLLILPVTIVCAILLLRTGQNAKIKGDAAVAMISVGALALGYLLMNIFSTSANLAGDVCSTLFGSTSILTLTKTEVWLCAALSVVVIAVFLLFYHKIFAVTFDEDFAKATGTKADQYNLLIAVITAIIIVLAMNLVGSLLISALVIFPALSAMRLFKNFKSVILCSAILSVFCAVLGILTSILAGTPVGSTIVAANIAAFSICSLIGWIWGGVRG
- a CDS encoding DUF6382 domain-containing protein, translating into MKAAYRREMKHNYLILEPEEAGYESYEIHMMAANRIEGLLKFHVKQVDNRKFYYYEITSKQPLNRVLECHSLGGEELKKFIGDIGRTLEKLEAYLLKEKQILLEPEYIYVEPEQFTVSLCLVPGSQAGFPGEMTELLRYLLGKVNHQDKECVVMAYGLYQESLKENYGIKDLLEIAGKNCARRNESDESLPKPEGDNKPEESHISPQPYFLNQEMEERNSFFNIKEKGAVLIIPILAMLGIAAALWLVFGMEGIRKFWYGVPLAGVFSVLAVFTVWKKESGQLKEIMVKREEGDHQPGADFDWQMTFEEEIKEKAPKHETGDEEVIQTVLLTDTTADKNLRYLRAVGSDVEDIVITYVPFLIGKQEGMVDCVLTGEAVSRIHARIDREGEEYRISDLNSTNGTSVNGRLLETNETVALKKGDEVFIANFPFIFT
- a CDS encoding prepilin peptidase, whose amino-acid sequence is MLESINKILFGVFLLAAAWEDGREKAVSVWLFKTAGIAGVILTFLRGDIGAERLLSCMVGVGLLLLSRLTGEAIGMGDGWFFVVSGLFLRVLLNLKLLIYGIFLNGIVCGGICLLAWLRGRDVKKQSVPFLPFLVPVWIGLVML
- a CDS encoding DUF5702 domain-containing protein, which codes for MRKSGQVTVFFSMALLCIFSLMCGLIESARTAGSRSYLKLAADSAMDSVFSRYHREAWETYRLFLLECENDDELEEAWKGFMKPYMDSSGWYSMDVEKADTMELFRITDGGGQYLKQEILDYMKYGIFESMTDEKSTEDLLKNLKEAKAVKQLSGSFRDHEREAVRLERALEDINDSLKQQKAYWQAAYERIRDYDGPGFRREADRLKGEMNRIPGLVKTYGKRADELKSSISETNKGLSAAQDELSQEVREALNGDTSCYGSYVNQDGERRQEIEALPGRMEQLKQVMDHARERSFEVESIIDNWDSDDEEDEGPDLSQLWGSVGEIWVKADLPFLSYSNGVKDPEKQRLLEQVEGFMQTGLLSMILPDGKEISKGILSDGSFPSVTCGEGQVLEAGLIDRILFGEYCGHFLTSFLSEEDKEVKYEVEYLVSGKKTDEENLKQTVLDILMIREGMNLIHILSDGQKREEAMALAGLITGSVGLAPLTGIVAFFVMSIWALGEAIVDVRMLLEGKKVAFLKSGATWKLSLDGLLELGRTGTCTGGKDDENGIGYTSYLKLLLFLGEPGQQHYRLMDVIQMNLCRKQADFRMVHCVYQAEVRGTVRSRHMFFGGNNPFYPVEVRTEKAY
- a CDS encoding Flp1 family type IVb pilin; its protein translation is MLTLVNRQIRDFLREEDGVGVIEVVLILVVLIGLVIIFKKQITTLLDNVFKEINSQSKEVY
- a CDS encoding immunoglobulin-like domain-containing protein; protein product: MLRKGSRTWRFPFSKVQTACLVSGIALYVAMKLFFSPGGQAVSEGGGLKRAEPGRGETTYDILVSGLDRESGDRKIPVKIPVRERQYGAEEVRELFQRIQPELIKQMLGENESLEEVRRDLNLKNSLGDYGLRISWESDNPQVIDSFGIVHNEEIPEEGETVWLRARIKAGGHEGQYEFKVTVYPPALTQEEKAASAFLQWIGQMDLKQQTEDRLLLPSVYEGKRLKYFLPETADFRILPVLGLLLAALLHIKEGFDRKSLAKMREQQLLLDYSEVVSKLVVYIGAGLTVRGAWERIAAGYKESVKQGKRNVRPAYEEMVKTAWQLGTGLSEGRAYSEFGRRCGLQVYIKLSALLEQSQKNGSRQLRPALELEMVSAFEQRKNLAKKLGEEAGTRLLLPLLMMLGVVMVMIVVPAFLAFY
- a CDS encoding type II secretion system F family protein gives rise to the protein MRYENYVLTPVQWCLYGFQGLAAAGLFAYVFYRSIASFLLFVPMVFIFPMIKKRELKEGRLQQLNLEFKEGILLLASFLSAGYSVENAFSASVKELILLYGEEGMVSKEFSHIESQIRMNRSVEQALSEFAGRSGLDDVKNFAEVFAAAKRSGGELVSIISHTADVIRDKVQVRQEILTMTASKQFEQKIMSIIPFFIVLYIDITSPGFFNIMYSTGIGRVLMTLCMVIYIVAIGIAKRIMRIEI
- a CDS encoding CpaF family protein; translation: MDDDERRKLREEIMRELDERQQVTDEELYAIIDRRILEYGQISFLPLKRKMELRGRLFDSFRRLGVLQELVDDEDVTEIMVNGASHVYVERNGHMEKWDRAFDSQEQLEDTIQQIVSRVNRTVNVSRPMADARLPDGSRVHVVLPPIALDGPAVTIRKFPKPITMTRLLKLGSVTEEAAIFLKCIVEAGYNIFISGGTNSGKSTFLNALSAYIPREERIVTIEDSAELKITHIPNLVRLETREANGEGDGEVTMGDLIRAALRMNPSRIIVGEVRGREALDMISAMNTGHDGSLSTGHGNSPRDMLSRLETMVLMGTDIPLAAVRSQVAAAIDILIHLGRLRDKSRRVLSIVEVIGYEDGEIRLNPLYKFEEDYENREGGTAVWGSLKKVGVIQNTDKLKAAGIEI